CAAGCAGGCGAAGCAAACGGACCTCAAGCGACAGGTCTCGCGCTGGCAGGACCCGAACTACGTCAAGCAGCAGGCCCGCGACCGCATTAACATGGTTATGCCCGGCGAAACCGGCTACTGGGTTTTCGGCAGCGATCTTCCTGCCGGAACGCCCGGTGCCGGTGCCGCGTCAGGAACAGCCACAGACCCCGCCAATCTGCCGTGGGTGGATTCCCTCTGGGACTCCATCAAACGGTCGGCAACAGACTAGGAGCGGCGCCCGCCGCCGATTACCGCAGGCCGGTAATCCCAACAGGGCAGGAAGGTGCCGCGCCAGTGGACGAGAACCGAGTGGACACCCCCCAAGCCGGGAACCCCGTCGAGGGGGCACCGGCCACAGCGGCTGAGGCTTCACGCCGACCAACGGCCCGCGACCTCGACGTCCTCAGCCGACAGCTGGGCCGGCCGGTGCGCGACGTCGTCGAGATCCCGGCCCGCTGCGTGTGCGGCAACCCCCTCGTGGCGGCCACCTCGCCGCGGCTCAGCAACGGCACGCCGTTCCCCACCACCTTCTACCTGACCCACCCGGTCATCACCTCAGCCGTGTCGCGGCTTGAAGCCGCCGGGCTGATGAACGAGATGAACGACCGGCTCGGGTCCGACGCCGAACTGGCAGCCGGCTACCGCGCCGCGCACGAAGCCTACCTGCAGTCCCGCGCCGAGATCGGGGCCCGGTCCGGCATCGGGTCAGTGCCGGAGATCGACGGCGTCTCCGCCGGAGGCATGCCCACCCGCGTCAAGTGCCTGCACGTCCTGGTGGGCCACTCGCTCGCGGCCGGACCCGGCGTCAACCCGCTCGGCGACGAGGCCATCGCCGGCATCAGCCAGTGGTGGACGCGTGAGCGCTGCTACTGCGACGGCGCCTGGGACACCGGGGGAGAGGCCCCCTCGCGGGACCTGAGCCGGCACGGACCGCAGGGGCTTCCGGACATCGTTGGCCGGCCCGCCCCGGTCCGGAAGGCCCGCGCGGAGACCCCCGCCGCAGGCGAGGACGCAGCAACCGACACCGGGGCCGGGCAGTGAGCCGCGTGGCCGCCATCGACTGCGGCACCAACTCCATCCGGCTCCTGATCGCCGACGTGGCCGAATCCGCCGGCACCTCGCCCAGACTCACCGACGTCGTGCGCGAGATGCGCGTGGTCCGGCTCGGCCAGGGCGTCGACGCCACCGGGGAATTCGCCCAGGAAGCGCTGGAGCGCACCCTCGACGCGACCCGCGACTATGCCGAGCTGATCCGCCGCCACGGCGCCGGCAAGGTCCGTTTCGTGGCCACCTCTGCGACCCGGGACGCCCGCAACCGGCAGGTCTTCATCGACGGTGTCCGCGAACTTCTCGGCATCGAACCCGAAGTGATCAGCGGCGACGAGGAAGCCGCCCTGTCGTTCGCCGGAGCCAGCAGCGTCCTGCCCTCGCGGGGCAAGGACCCGGTGCTCGTGGTGGACTTGGGAGGCGGAAGCACCGAATTCGTACTCGGCGACGCCGACGGCGTCATCGCCGCCAAGTCGGTCGACGTCGGCTGCGTCCGGATGACCGAACGGCACCTGGTGGGCGACCCGCCCACGGCCGGGCAGATCGCCGCCGCGGAGGCCGACGTCGACGCCGCCATCAGCCACGCGGCGCTGACGGTTCCGCTGGACCGTGCCACCGCCGTGATCGGCGTGGCAGGGTCCGTCACCACCATCACCGCCCACGCACTGAAGCTGGCGGAGTACTCCCCGGCTGCTATCCACGGCACGGAACTGGACCTCGCCACCGCCCGGGAGGCATGCACTTCCCTGCTGGAGATGACCCGGCAGCACCGGGCTGCCCTGCCGTACATGCACCCCGGGCGCGTTGACGTGATCGGTGCCGGCGGCCTCGTCTGGCGGCGCGTGCTGGAACGGATGGCGGACGCCACCAACGGGCGGATCACGTCGGCCATTACCAGTGAACACGATATTCTTGACGGGATTGCCCTGAGCATCAGCTAGCTTTTGCGCCCGGACCGGCAGTGTCCACCAGCGCAGCGCCCACCCAGGCAGTGCCTGCCGCCACCGCCGCCGGAGGCAGCCGCCACCGACTGCCGCGCCCGCAGACATACCGCCGATTGGACCCGAATGACCAGAGCAACAGCCCGGCACCGCCGGACCGCCTCCGCGTTGATGGCTTTGGCCCTGGCCGGGTGCAGCACCGCGGGAGCTTTGTCGCTGGCCCCGGCGGCCCACGCGGACGCCACCCGGGACAAGGAATACTGGCTCGCCGAATCCGGCATCACCAAAGCCTGGGACGTCTCGAAGGGCGCCAACGTCAAGGTCGCCGTGATCGACAGCGGCGTGGACGGCAAACACCCGGACCTCAAGGGCGTGCTGGCCGGGGGAGCGGACGTCTCCGGCGCGGGGGCCGCCGACGGCCAGAAGAGCATCGGAGCCAAGCCCGAACACGGCACGCTCGTGGCGACGATGCTGGCCGGCCGCGGACACCAGCCGGCCGGAGCCAGTGCCAGCCCAAGCCCCAGCCCCAGCCCCAGCCCCAGCCCAACGCCCGGGACCGGCGTCGGCTCCGACGGGATCGTGGGTGTCGCCCCGGAGGCCCAAATCCTGTCCGTGTCCACCTGGCTGGGGTCGGCCAACCCGGGCGGCAAGAGCGACCAGGACCAGATTCCCGCCGCGGTCCGCTGGGCCGTGGACAACGGGGCCCGCGTCATCAATATCTCGCTCGGCAGCACCGCCCCGGAGTGGCCACAAAGCTGGGATGCGGCGTTCCTGTACGCCGAGCAAAAGGACGTGGTGATCGTCGCCGCGGCCGGCAACCGCGTCGGCGGGAACATCCAGGTGGGGGCGCCGGCAACCATTCCCGGTGTGCTGACGGTGGCCGGCCTGGACCGCAAGGGCGTCGCCAGCATCGACTCGTCCTCCCAGGGCATCAGCATCGGCGTCGCCGCCCCGGCCGAGAACCTGGTGGGCGGCATGCCCGGCGGCGGCTATGCCGAGTGGGCCGGAACCTCCGGCGCCACCCCCATCGTGGCCGGCGTGGCGGCCCTGATCCGCTCCAAGTGGCCGGACATGTCAGCCAGCCAGGTCATCAACCGGATTGTCAGCACCGCAAAGGACGCCGGGCTTCCGGGAAAGGACCCGCTGTACGGCTTCGGCGTGCTTGACGCCGAGGCTGCGCTGAAGGCCGATGTTCCGGAAAGCGCGGTCAACCCGCTGGGGTCGATCTCGGACTGGATCCGGGTCCACCGGCGCGGCAACCCGGTCAGTTCGGCGCCCGCTGCCCTGCCCAGCCCCTCCAGCGCGGCACCGACGCTGCCCGAGGCGACCATGCCGGTCGCGGAGGCTCCATCACCGGCCGACAGCGCCGTCCCGGCGATGGTGGTGCTCGGCTTCGGCGGACTCTTTGTATGCATTATCGCCGGGGCCGCCATCCAGCTCCGGAGGGCAGCCCGCGCAGCCTCCGCGCCGCCCGGCGGCCCCGAAACGGGCGCCTTGGATTCGGTGGAGTCGGGGAGCCCGGGGAGTTAGTGAAGTTTTTCACAAACTACGGTATTCTTGACGCATGGCATCCACCCCTCAGCTCCAGGACCGTCCCAGGGTACTCGTCGTCGGCGGCGGGTACGTCGGCCTGTACGTAGCCCTCAAACTGCAGAAGAAGATCGCGAACGCCGGCGGCATCGTCACCGTCGTCGATCCCCTGCCCTACATGACCTACCAGCCCTTCCTCCCCGAAGTGGCCGGCGGCAACATCGAGGCACGCCACGCCGTCGTCTCGCACCGCCAGCACCTCAAGCAGACCGAACTGATCCAGGGCCGCGTCACCTCGATCGACCACGCCAACCGCACAGCCGTGGTGGCACCGTCCGACGGCGGCGAGAACTTCGAGATTCCCTACTTCGACGTCGTGCTCGCCGCCGGTGCGATCACCCGCACGTTCCCGATCAAGGGCCTCGCGGACAAGGGCATCGGCCTGAAGACCATCGAGGAAGCCGTCGCCCTGCGCAACGGTGTCCTGGAGCGCATCGAAACCGGTTCGCTCATGACCGACCCGGTCGAACGCGCCCGCGCCCTGACCTTCGTCGTCGTCGGCGGCGGCTTCGCCGGCATCGAATGCATCACCGAAATGGAAGACCTGGCCCGGGCCGCGGTCAAGAACAACCCGCGCGTCAAGCAGGAGGAAGTCCGCTTCGTCCTGGTCGAGGCCATGGGCCGGATCATGCCCGAGGTCACGGCCAAGCAGGCCGAATGGGTTGTCGAGCACCTGCGCAGCCGCGGCATCGAGGTGCTGCTCAACACCTCGCTGGACAACGCCGAGGGCTCGCTGAAGCTCATAAACCTCCCGGACAAGACGCCCGCGCAGGAATTCGAATCGGACACCCTCGTCTGGACCGCCGGCGTGCAGGCCAACCCGATGGTCCGCTCCACCGACTTCCCGCTCGAGCCCCGCGGCCGCGTCCGCGTCCTCCCCGACCTCCGCATCTCCGGCGACGAAGGCATCATCGAGAACGCCTGGGCCGCCGGCGACATCGCCGCCGTGCCTGACCTCACCGGCAGCGGCCTGCCCGACGGCACCTGCGTCCCGAACGCCCAGCACGCGCTGCGCCAGGCCAAGCGCCTCGCCAAGAACCTGTGGGCCTCCCGGTGGGAGAAGGAACTCAAGGACTACAAGCACAAGAACCTGGGCGCCGTCGCCGGCTTCGGCGAATGGAAGGGTGTTGCCAACATCAACCTCATCGGCCGGATCGGTCTTAAGGGACCGCTCGCCTGGCTGGCGCACCGCGGCTACCACGGCCTGGCCATGCCAACCGTGGAGCGCAAGATCCGTGTGATCTCCGGCTGGTTCTGGCAGCTCTTCCTGGGCCGCGACACCACCCAGTTGATGGACCTCGACAACCCGCGCGGCGCCTTCGAGGCCGCGGCGAAGCCGGCTCCGAAGCCGGCTGAGGCTCCGCCTGCGGCCCCCGCCGCGCCGGCGGCCGACAAGCCTGCCGAGGCACCCAAGCAGACTGTTGTGGCCGACTCCAAGTAGTCGCCAGCAGCCCGACGACGGCGGCCGTTCCCTTCTGCGGGAACGGCCGCCGTCGTCGTTGGTGGCGTTGTCGTGGGTGGTGGCCCGGATTGGCCGGCGGGCGGGCGTCCCCGCCTAGACTTGGCCCATGACTCCTGCTGAGAAGGACCTGCACACGCTGCTCGCAACCATGCGGCCGGTAATCCGCGAGGGCGAATACGTCTATGCCCTTTGGCCGCACGGCAAACCGCTGGCCGGTCACATCGCGGCGGCCGTCCGTGAAGCCGAGGGCCTGACCGTGGTGCTGCCGCGGGACGACGCCGATGCAATGGGTCTGAAGTACGACTTCGTGGCCGCCTGGATCACCCTGCAGGTGCACTCCTCGCTGGAGGCCGTCGGGCTCACCGCCGCCGTTAGCGCAGCCCTGACCGAGGCAAAGATCAGCTGCAACGTCCTCGCCGGGTTCCACCACGACCACCTGCTGGTTCCCGTGGCCGACGCCGAGCGTGCGCTCGAGGTCCTCCACGAGCTCTCCGCGGGCAGCCGGAGCGCGAACGGCGGCGCCCAGCAGCCCGCGCCCACCCTCGTGCTCCGGACCGAGGAGCCGGCTGACCGGCCTGCCCTCCTGGCGCTCACCGCGGCGGCCTTCGCCATCTCGCCCGTCACGGGGCTGCCGGTCGAAGGGGAGCCGGAGGAGGTCGAGTTGCTGCGGCGGCTTTTTGACTGTGCGGAGTACCTGCCCGAGTTCAGCATCGTCGCTGAGCTCGACGGCGAAATCGTAGGGCACGTGATCAGCACCCGGGGGCGGGCGGGGGAGCTGGAGCTGTTGGGCCTGGGGCCCATCGGGGTGACCCCACGGCTGCAACGCCACGGGATCGGGTCGGCGCTGATGAAAGAAACCATCGATCGGGCAAATGCGGCGGGGGAGCGGGGCATCGCCCTGCTGGGCAGCCCGGAGTACTACGCGCGGTTCGGCTTTGTGCCCTCCACCTCCCTCGGCGTGCAACCACCGGACCCGGCCTGGGGAGACCACTTCCTGCTGCTGCCGCTGGCGCTCTGGCCCGGCGGCGTCAGCGGAGCCTTCCGCTACGCCGAGCCCTTTGGCGTACCGCCAGCCGCCGCGTAGCGGCCCGGCCCGGGATACCATTGACCGGGCGCCCCAGTAGCCCAATTGGCAGAGGCAGCGGACTTAAAATCCGCGTGTTGTGGGTTCGAGTCCCACCTGGGGCACACACGGTGAGCGTCCGTCTCACGCGGCGCTTTTGACTTGCACATTTTCGCCACATATGTTTGTCCAGTTCCTCCCAATCCCCCCGACGGCAGGGGAACATCAAAGACGCCCCCGCACCACGGTCGCAATGACCGGTGCGGGGGCGTTTTCGCGGGCAGCCACGGCAGGCCAGCGGGCCCGAGGAGGGCCGCGTCCCCCGATGCCAGTGGCGGCAGGCGGCGTCGGCCTCCGGAGGCGCCTGAGGCGAGGGGAGGCGCCCATTCCCTCGCCTGATTCCCACCATGCAACGAGTGTTATAAGGATGTGACCGTAGTCACTTATTTTCGCGCGGAATTTGCACTAGCTTGAAACTAAATCAGGAACACCTGATCTTTCGCGTCAAAGGCCGTTCGCACCTTTCGATCGAGGAGATTTTTTATGACTTCACTCCCCCAGGTGGCGCCGCGCATCGCTAAGCTCACAGCGCTTAGCATCGGCGTCGCCCTTCTGGCAACGGCTTGTGGCGGTTCGTCCACGCCGTCGTCTTCCGGTTCGGGTTCGGCATCAGCGCAGGCCGGCGGTATCTCTTGCCCGGCTCCCAGTGCAACCGGGGGCGCCACCAGCTCGGCCAGCGCGGCAGGTGCGGTGCCTGCTTCCTCGACCACCACCCCGACGCCGCTCAAGCTCGGCTCGCTGCTGCCGACCACCGGCTCCCTCGCCTTCCTCGGCCCGCCCGAAATCGCGGGCGTTAACCTCGGTATCAAGGAGATCAACGACGCCGGCGGCGTGCTGGGCAAGCCCGTCGAGGTGATCCACCGCGACTCCGGCGACACCAAGACTGACATCGCCACCCAGTCCACCTCCGCGCTCCTGGGCCAGGGCGTCAGCGCCATCATCGGCGCCGCCTCCTCCGGCGTCTCCAAGACCGTGATCAACCAGATCACCGGTGCCGGCGTTATCCAGTTCTCACCGGCCAACACCTCGCCGGACTTCACCACCTGGGACGACAAGGGCCTCTACTGGCGCACCGCCCCGTCCGATGTGCTGCAGGGCAAGGTCCTCGGCAACTACATGACCACCTGTGGTGCACAGACCGTCGGCATGATCGTCCTGAACGACGCATACGGCACCGGCCTGGCCAAGAACGTGCAGGCGGCGGTTGAAGCTGCTGGCGGCAAGGTTGTGGCGCAGGAACTCTTCAACGAAGGCGACTCGCAGTTCTCCAGCCAGGTGGACAAGGTCCTCGCGGCCAAGCCGGATGCCATTGCCCTGATCACCTTCGACCAGGCCAAGAGCATCGTTCCGCTGATGACGGGCAAGGGCGTCAAGCCCACCCAGATCTTCATGGTGGACGGCAACATGTCCGACTACAGCAAGGACTTCAAGCCCGGCACCCTGAAGGGCGCCCAGGGCACCATCCCGGGCACCTTCGCCAAGGATGACTTCAAGAAGAAGCTCCTCGCGATCGACCCCGCGCTCAAGGATTACAGCTACGCAGGCGAGTCCTACGATGCCGTGAACCTGATCGCACTGGCGGCTGAGGAAGCCAAGAGCACCAAGGGCGTGGACATCGCCAAGCACCTGAAGGATGTCTCCGAGGGCGGCGAGAAGTGCAACAACTTCGCCAGCTGTGTCACCCTGCTCCGCAACGGCAAGGACATCGACTACGACGGCCAGTCCGGCCCCGTAACGTTCTCCGACGCCGGTGACCCGACGGAAGCCTACATCGGCATCTACGAGTTCCAGGATGACAACACCTACAAGCCCGTCAAGGAAGAGTTCGGCAAGCTGTAAAGCCGCATTCCCCTAGACAAACAGGAGACCCCCGTCCAGTCCGGACGGGGGTCTCTTGTTTGTGGGGAGCCGGGAGGGGAGCGGCGGCGAAGGACGCGACCGGGCCTTGGCGTCACGCACGTCAGTCTTTCGGCCTGCCCCGTTCAGCTGGACCCCGCAGAAGCGGCCCAACCCGCCGGGCGCAGGCCCAATACTCTGCTCCACGTGACGCCCGCGCCAAGGGGTGGGCTTGATGTCGCTGGGCCGGCGATGCAGTCTCGTTGGCGCTGCGGAACCGGTCTTGCGCTGCGGATTCAGACGAGGGCTACCCGGATCCGCGGTGCGGCTGTCCGGAACCGGTGCGGAAGTGGCCGCCGGAGCCCAAGGGCTTACCGGGCCTCCCGGCGCTCCGACACGCAGAAGGGCCGCCACCGGCTGGTGACGGCCCTTCCTGGACTGCTGTGGCGGTCTAGTCGACGGTGTCGGCCAGGGTGCCCAGGTACAGCTGGATGACCTTGGGGTCCTTCATGAGCTCCCGTCCGGTACCCGTGTACGCGTCCTTGCCCTGGTCCAGGACATAGCCGCGGTCGCAGATCTGCAGGCAGCGGCGCGCGTTCTGCTCCACCATGATGACGGAGACGCCGGCCCGGTTGATCTCATGCACCCGCAGGAAGGTTTCGTCCTGCTTGACGGGGGAGAGGCCGGCCGAGGGCTCGTCGAGGAGCAGCACGGCCGGATCCATCATCAGGGCCCGTCCCATGGCGACCATCTGGCGTTCGCCGCCGGAGAGCGAACCGGCGCGCTGGGCACGCCGCTTGGCCAGTTCCGGGAACAGGTCCGCGACGAAGTCGAACCGTTCGGCGAAGTCCTTCGGCCGCTGGAACATGCCCATCTGGAGGTTCTCTTCGATGGTCAGGGCCGCGAACACGTTGTTGGTCTGCGGGACGAAGCCCACGCCCCGGCTGACCAGCTTGTTGGCCTTCAGCCCGGTGATGTCCTGGCCGCGGACCACCACGGACCCGGAGTGGACCTTGACGAGGCCGAACATGGCCTTCAGCAGGGTCGACTTGCCGGCACCGTTGGGTCCGATGATGCCGATCAGCTCACCCTTGCGGGCTTCAATGCTGCAGCCGTTGAGGATGTTGACGCCCGGAATGTAGCCGGCAACCAGGTTGGTGACCTTGACGACCGAGTCGCCGTCGTAGGCGTTCGTTGCGGTTGCTGCCGCGCTGGTGGCGCTCATTCTGTTTCCTTCTCTGTCCGGTTCGGCTCGCCGCGGGTCGGCTCCTCTGCGCTGCGCCTGCCGTGCGGTGCCCCGTTGGCGGTATCGGACTCTGCCGACTCCGCCACGAGGACATCGGTGGAGATGATGCCGGCGTTGTCGGTGCCGACAATTGATTCCTCGTCGGCCTCGAGTTCGGCCGCGAGCACCTTGATGCCTTCCGAGTCACCCAGATCCACGTCGTGGTGGGCACCCAGATAGGCGTCGATCACTGCCGGGTTCTTCATGACCTCGGCGGGCGGGCCCTCGGCGACGATCTTGCCCTCGGCCATCACCACCACCCAGTCGGCGATGTGGCGGACCATGTGCATGTCGTGCTCGACGAACAACACGGTCATGCCCTCGGCCTTGAGGTTCTTGATGTGGTCCAGCAGTGACTGGGTCAGCGCCGGGTTTACGCCTGCCATCGGCTCGTCGAGCATAACGAGCTTCGGGCGCACCATCAGCGAGCGGGCCATCTCGAGGAGTTTGCGCTGGCCGCCGGACAGGGACGCGGCGTAGTCGTCCTTCTTGGCATCGAGCTTGAACTTCTCGAGCAGCACGTTGGCTTGCTCGGTGATCTTCTTCTCCTGGCCGCCCCAGATTCCCTTGAACAGGGCCTTGGAGAGCTTCTCGCCGGACTGCTGGGAGGCGCCAAGGCGCATGTTCTCCATAACGGTGAGCTTGCCCATGACCTTGGTGAGCTGGAAGGTGCGGACCATGCCCATGCGCGCCACCTTGTAGGAGGAGACGCCGGCCAGGCTGTTGCCCTCGAACTGCCACTTGCCCGTGTTGGGCGTATCGAAGCCGGTCAGCAGGTTGAACAGCGTGGTCTTGCCGGCCCCGTTCGGGCCGATCAGCGCCGTAATCTTGTGCCGCGGGATCTCCAGGTACTGGACGTCGACGGCGTTGATGCCGCCGAAGCTGCGGGTGACGTCCTCCGCCACCAGGATCGGATCGCGCTTTTTGCAGCCGGGCGCGATCTCACCGGCGGCAATCGGACGCGAATCCGTCATGTAGTCGATGGTCTCGCCGGGGGTCCCGGCTGCCGTCTTGGGTTCTTCGCTGTGCATGCTCATGCGAACGCCAGCTCCTTCTTGTTGCCGAAGACGCCCTGGGGCCTGAAGATCATCAGCAGCATCAGTGCGATGCCGACCAGGATGTAGCGCAGCTGGCCGGCCTGGACCGTGTTCAGCCACGTGACGGCGCCGGATTCGATCAGGCCGTACAGCACGCCCTGGGTGAGGGACAGTACGACCCAGAAGATCATTGCGCCCACCACGGGCCCCAGCACGGTGCCGAGTCCGCCGAGCAGCAGGCAGGTGTAGAGGAAGAACGTCAGCTCCGTGCCGTAGTTGGCGGGCTGCACCGCGCCGCGGGGGAGGGTGAAGACCATGCCGGCAAGGGCGCCAAGCACGCCGCCGATGACGAGGGCCTGCATCTTGTACGAGTAGACGTTCTTGCCAAGCGAGCGGACGGCGTTCTCGTCCTCGCGGATGCCCTTGAGGACGCGGCCCCAGGGGCTGCGCATCAGCAGCCAGACCAGCAGGCAGCAGACAATGACCAGGGCCCAGCCGACCACGCGGATGAAGAGGTCGCGGTTGTTCATGCCGAAGTAGGTTCCTTCGGGGAACGGGTTCATCGCGTAGAAGTCGCCCTCGAAGGCGGCAAGGCCGTTGGCGGAACCGGTCACCGAGGTCAGCTGGTTGGTCGTGACGATGTAGCGGACGATTTCCGCAGCCGCGATCGTGACGATGGCCAGGTAGTCGGCCCTGAGCCGGAGGGTGGGGATACCGAGCAGCAGGGCGAAGATCGCCGAGCATACGACGGCGATCAGCAGGCCCACGAAGAACGGCACGTGGAAGGTCAGGGTGGAGATGGCGAAGCCGTAAGCCCCCACCGCCATGAAGCCGGCCTGGCCGAAGTTCAGCAGGCCGGAGTAGCCGAAGTGGACGGCCAAGCCGAGAGCGGCAAGCGCGTACGCCGCCGTCGTCGGGCTGAAGATTTCTCCGGCAGCGCTGGAAAGAATGAATCCGAAGTCCATGTTTGTCTCCTAACCCACGCGCTCGCGGCGGCCCAGGATGCCCTGGGGCCGGAACAAGAGGACAACGATCATGATGAAGAGGGCTCCCACGTACTTGAGGTCGGCGGCGAGGCCGAACACGGTGGTGAGCTCAACGAAGATGCCGACGATGATGGAGCCGAACAGCGCGCCCCACACGGTGCCGAGGCCGCCGAGGGTGACGCCGGCGAAGATGAGCAGCAGGATCTGGGATCCCATGTCGAAGGTGACGCCGGGCCGGTAGTAGGCCCAGAGGATGCCGCCGAGGGAGGCCAGCATGCCGCCGGTGACCCAGACGATGCGGATGACGGAGTCGACGTCGATGCCGGAGGCCGCAGCGAGGGCAGGGTTGTCGGCGACGGCGCGGGTTGCCTTGCCGAGCCGGGTCTTCAGCAGCACGACGCCGAGGACGGCGATGACGATCACGCTGATCAGCAGGGACCAGAGGTTGTTCGGCGAGATGGAGATCGGGCCGATCTGGATTTCGGCGCTCTGCGCGAACGGCAGCTGCTGGGTGGCGCCGCCGAAGTAGAACTGGATGACGTAGCGGACCGCCAGGGCCAGGCCGATGCTGACGATCATCATCGGGACCAGGCCGGTCCCGCGGCGCCGGAGCGGTTTCCACAGCCCGGCGTCCTGGACGTAGCCGAAGAGACCGCCGCCGAGGAGCGCCAGGATGATGGAGAGCCAGAACGGCAGGTTCATGGCGTTGAAGCCGAAGACCAGGACGGCGCCGAGCGTGACCATCTCGCCGTGCGCAAAGTTGGTCAGGCCGGTGGTGCCGAAGATCAGCGAAAGCCCCACGGATGCGAGGGCGAGGAGCAGGCCGAAGCTCAGGCCGGCCACCAGGCGGTTGAGGAGGTTCTGGCCGAAATCCTGCTGCTGGACAACGATGCCCTTGCCGAAGGCGAAGATCACCGAGAGGTTGGAGGTCTGGCTGAAGGTGACCTTGCGGGGGTTCTCCTGGCCCTCGGCGAGCTTGGTGCCCTCCGGAAGGGTCTTGACGTCCAGTTCCACCTCATACGTTCCCTGAGTGGGGACGCCGATGCTCCAGGCGCCGTTAGCGCCCGATTTGGCTGTTCCCGTGAAGTCACCGCTCTTGGCAGTGATGGTGACACCAGCGAGCGGCGCGCGGTCGTCGCCGCGCAGGAAGCCGCTGATGCTGTTTTGGAACGTGGTGCTCGACGGGGATGGTGTCGGCGACGGGGTCGCGGCCTGCGATGCCGGGGCGACAACCAGCAGGAGGGCCGCCACGGCGGCGAAAATGGCCCCCACAGCTTTCAGGATCCTGCCGCGCCGTCTCTGCGACAGGCCTCTCGGTGTGCTTCTCAAATTGAAAACCTCCACATGGGGGTGGTCTGGGTTGCGCCATTGCAACCGCTGCGAACGTTCAGGGGGCGAAGGCGGAGCAGATACTGCGATGCGATGGAGCCGTATAGCCTGTGACCTCCGTCACCCTGTCGGCCCCATGTTACAGCCCGGGCGGTGCATCCAACGCCGTCGCGAGCAGGCAGAACGTCGCGATCGCGTAACAACCGTGAAGCCGGCCATGATCACCGCTTTAGCCGAGCTAAAGAAAACTTTTGTTGTTCCCGAGGATTCCTAAACATTCCAGCCCCCGGCCGCACGGTGGGAGGGCCGGGCACCCAAGGTTTACCCAAGTTTCACCGGGGTATGGTTCGTCCA
The nucleotide sequence above comes from Arthrobacter sp. KBS0702. Encoded proteins:
- a CDS encoding DUF501 domain-containing protein, with amino-acid sequence MDTPQAGNPVEGAPATAAEASRRPTARDLDVLSRQLGRPVRDVVEIPARCVCGNPLVAATSPRLSNGTPFPTTFYLTHPVITSAVSRLEAAGLMNEMNDRLGSDAELAAGYRAAHEAYLQSRAEIGARSGIGSVPEIDGVSAGGMPTRVKCLHVLVGHSLAAGPGVNPLGDEAIAGISQWWTRERCYCDGAWDTGGEAPSRDLSRHGPQGLPDIVGRPAPVRKARAETPAAGEDAATDTGAGQ
- a CDS encoding Ppx/GppA phosphatase family protein, yielding MSRVAAIDCGTNSIRLLIADVAESAGTSPRLTDVVREMRVVRLGQGVDATGEFAQEALERTLDATRDYAELIRRHGAGKVRFVATSATRDARNRQVFIDGVRELLGIEPEVISGDEEAALSFAGASSVLPSRGKDPVLVVDLGGGSTEFVLGDADGVIAAKSVDVGCVRMTERHLVGDPPTAGQIAAAEADVDAAISHAALTVPLDRATAVIGVAGSVTTITAHALKLAEYSPAAIHGTELDLATAREACTSLLEMTRQHRAALPYMHPGRVDVIGAGGLVWRRVLERMADATNGRITSAITSEHDILDGIALSIS
- a CDS encoding S8 family serine peptidase; this translates as MTRATARHRRTASALMALALAGCSTAGALSLAPAAHADATRDKEYWLAESGITKAWDVSKGANVKVAVIDSGVDGKHPDLKGVLAGGADVSGAGAADGQKSIGAKPEHGTLVATMLAGRGHQPAGASASPSPSPSPSPSPTPGTGVGSDGIVGVAPEAQILSVSTWLGSANPGGKSDQDQIPAAVRWAVDNGARVINISLGSTAPEWPQSWDAAFLYAEQKDVVIVAAAGNRVGGNIQVGAPATIPGVLTVAGLDRKGVASIDSSSQGISIGVAAPAENLVGGMPGGGYAEWAGTSGATPIVAGVAALIRSKWPDMSASQVINRIVSTAKDAGLPGKDPLYGFGVLDAEAALKADVPESAVNPLGSISDWIRVHRRGNPVSSAPAALPSPSSAAPTLPEATMPVAEAPSPADSAVPAMVVLGFGGLFVCIIAGAAIQLRRAARAASAPPGGPETGALDSVESGSPGS
- a CDS encoding NAD(P)/FAD-dependent oxidoreductase, encoding MASTPQLQDRPRVLVVGGGYVGLYVALKLQKKIANAGGIVTVVDPLPYMTYQPFLPEVAGGNIEARHAVVSHRQHLKQTELIQGRVTSIDHANRTAVVAPSDGGENFEIPYFDVVLAAGAITRTFPIKGLADKGIGLKTIEEAVALRNGVLERIETGSLMTDPVERARALTFVVVGGGFAGIECITEMEDLARAAVKNNPRVKQEEVRFVLVEAMGRIMPEVTAKQAEWVVEHLRSRGIEVLLNTSLDNAEGSLKLINLPDKTPAQEFESDTLVWTAGVQANPMVRSTDFPLEPRGRVRVLPDLRISGDEGIIENAWAAGDIAAVPDLTGSGLPDGTCVPNAQHALRQAKRLAKNLWASRWEKELKDYKHKNLGAVAGFGEWKGVANINLIGRIGLKGPLAWLAHRGYHGLAMPTVERKIRVISGWFWQLFLGRDTTQLMDLDNPRGAFEAAAKPAPKPAEAPPAAPAAPAADKPAEAPKQTVVADSK
- a CDS encoding N-acetyltransferase; translation: MTPAEKDLHTLLATMRPVIREGEYVYALWPHGKPLAGHIAAAVREAEGLTVVLPRDDADAMGLKYDFVAAWITLQVHSSLEAVGLTAAVSAALTEAKISCNVLAGFHHDHLLVPVADAERALEVLHELSAGSRSANGGAQQPAPTLVLRTEEPADRPALLALTAAAFAISPVTGLPVEGEPEEVELLRRLFDCAEYLPEFSIVAELDGEIVGHVISTRGRAGELELLGLGPIGVTPRLQRHGIGSALMKETIDRANAAGERGIALLGSPEYYARFGFVPSTSLGVQPPDPAWGDHFLLLPLALWPGGVSGAFRYAEPFGVPPAAA
- a CDS encoding ABC transporter substrate-binding protein, which translates into the protein MPASSTTTPTPLKLGSLLPTTGSLAFLGPPEIAGVNLGIKEINDAGGVLGKPVEVIHRDSGDTKTDIATQSTSALLGQGVSAIIGAASSGVSKTVINQITGAGVIQFSPANTSPDFTTWDDKGLYWRTAPSDVLQGKVLGNYMTTCGAQTVGMIVLNDAYGTGLAKNVQAAVEAAGGKVVAQELFNEGDSQFSSQVDKVLAAKPDAIALITFDQAKSIVPLMTGKGVKPTQIFMVDGNMSDYSKDFKPGTLKGAQGTIPGTFAKDDFKKKLLAIDPALKDYSYAGESYDAVNLIALAAEEAKSTKGVDIAKHLKDVSEGGEKCNNFASCVTLLRNGKDIDYDGQSGPVTFSDAGDPTEAYIGIYEFQDDNTYKPVKEEFGKL
- a CDS encoding ABC transporter ATP-binding protein gives rise to the protein MSATSAAATATNAYDGDSVVKVTNLVAGYIPGVNILNGCSIEARKGELIGIIGPNGAGKSTLLKAMFGLVKVHSGSVVVRGQDITGLKANKLVSRGVGFVPQTNNVFAALTIEENLQMGMFQRPKDFAERFDFVADLFPELAKRRAQRAGSLSGGERQMVAMGRALMMDPAVLLLDEPSAGLSPVKQDETFLRVHEINRAGVSVIMVEQNARRCLQICDRGYVLDQGKDAYTGTGRELMKDPKVIQLYLGTLADTVD